A stretch of Dysidea avara chromosome 5, odDysAvar1.4, whole genome shotgun sequence DNA encodes these proteins:
- the LOC136256453 gene encoding uncharacterized protein has protein sequence MASSAPSCNGKPRFWALIRAQELCAVIKDKRDKDENTVIDQLFYSDTDDDWNNSDEEDSFVHGEDSFVVDRLTREQDDDYGDVEENDREEEFSNDEEDIEEETNNDYEADVRYCEGHDESSHPGPSGLHSGVSDGGMGSLETEYPCSGSPVAYHGSPVSSSSPHVPFSPSDRGRDYSPSPSDPLSGRNRGRGRGRGRGTVSTMDLVPSRGRRKGTGRGRGTGRGRDLAIENAYTLECCFTPVNDHRPSKALGSNWLLNFYVNIAHASMEDVNHRLFLLNRLRGLRNAIS, from the exons atggcgtccagtgcacCGTCA TGCAACGGAAAGCCACGTTTCTGGGCTTTAATTCGAGCTCAAGAACTTTGTGCTGTGATTAAAGATAAGCGAGATAAGGATGAAAACACTGTTATTGATCAACTTTTCTATAGCGACACCGACGATGACTGGAACAACTCGGACGAAGAGGACTCTTTTGTCCATGGAGAAGACTCTTTTGTCGTTGATAGGCTTACCAGGGAACAAGACG ATGATTATGGCGATGTGGAAGAAAATGATCGTGAGGAAGAGTTCAGTAACGACGAAGAAGACATCGAGGAAGAAACAAACAATGATTATGAAG CTGATGTAAGATATTGTGAAGGTCATGATGAGTCAAGCCATCCTGGACCATCTGGGCTACATAGTGGAGTGAGTGACGGTGGGATGGGTAGCCTGGAAACTGAATACCCCTGTAGTGGTTCTCCTGTGGCCTACCATGGCTCTCCTGTTAGTTCTTCTTCTCCACATGTCCCATTTTCACCTAGTGATAGAGGCAGGGACTACTCACCATCTCCATCTGATCCTTTGTCTGGTAGAAATAGAGGGAGAGGTAGAGGAAGGGGTAGGGGAACTGTGTCTACAATGGATCTTGTGCCTAGTCGAGGTAGGAGGAAAGGTACTGGTAGGGGTAGAGGTACCGGTAGGGGTAGGGATTTGGCTATCGAAAATGCTTATACTCTAGAGTGCTGTTTCACACCTGTGAATGATCATAGACCATCAAAAGCTTTAGGGAGCAACTGGCTactaaacttttatgtcaacaTAGCTCACGCCAGCATGGAGGACGTCAATCACAGGCTCTTCCTCCTCAATCGCCTGCGAGGCTTGAGGAACGCCATTTCATAG